In Haliotis asinina isolate JCU_RB_2024 chromosome 15, JCU_Hal_asi_v2, whole genome shotgun sequence, one DNA window encodes the following:
- the LOC137265699 gene encoding aldo-keto reductase family 1 member B1-like isoform X2, producing MLRGIFKMTEKVPSIRLNSGYDMPVLGLGTYNSFKPNEVGDAVKAAIQMGYRHIDTAWLYKTEPEIGVAVKELIKEGKVKREELFMVTKMWVHCHEPDQVEPACRMSLEALDMDYIDMFQIHFPVPFVDKERTKPTMTDYLDTWRAMEKLVDKGLVRSLGVCNFNKQQLERILKMDGLKYKPSNNQVEITPYLAEEDLLQFSLKNDISTTAYAPFGAPGQNYVSKDAPKLLEDPTIVGIGSKYNKSPAQVILRWGIQRGYAVIPKSTNPARLAQNMDIFDFKLSEEDMKTMLALDRGLRNNFQTFKWKDHPFFPYKD from the exons ATGCTAAGAGGTATTTTCAAGATGACCGAAAAGGTACCATCCATACGCCTGAACAGTGGATATGACATGCCTGTGCTGGGCTTAGGGACCTACAACAGTTTCAAG CCAAACGAGGTTGGTGATGCCGTGAAGGCTGCAATACAGATGGGGTACCGCCATATTGACACCGCCTGGCTCTATAAAACGGAACCGGAAATCGGCGTCGCCGTTAAAGAACTCATAAAAGAAGGGAAAGTGAAGAGGGAAGAGCTTTTCATGGTGACTAAG ATGTGGGTCCACTGTCACGAACCAGATCAGGTGGAGCCAGCGTGTCGGATGTCACTGGAGGCCCTAGATATGGATTATATagatatgtttcagatacacttCCCCGTGCCTTTCGTT GACAAGGAGCGAACCAAGCCGACCATGACGGACTACCTGGACACGTGGAGA GCCATGGAGAAGCTCGTGGACAAAGGTCTTGTCAGGTCCCTCGGTGTCTGCAACTTCAATAAACAACAGCTGGAGAGGATTCTCAAAATGGATGGTCTCAAGTACAAACCTTCGAATAACCAG GTGGAGATAACTCCATATCTGGCAGAGGAAGACCTTCTCCAGTTTTCCCTCAAGAACGACATCTCAACTACTGCGTACGCTCCATTTGGGGCCCCGGGACAGAACTA tgtATCAAAGGATGCACCAAAGCTTCTCGAAGACCCGACCATCGTCGGAATCGGAAGTAAATACAACAAATCTCCAGCTCAG GTGATCCTCAGATGGGGCATACAGAGAGGCTATGCTGTAATTCCCAAAAGTACGAATCCAGCTCGTCTGGCCCAGAATATGGAT ATATTTGATTTTAAGCTCAGTGAAGAGGACATGAAGACAATGCTGGCTCTGGACAGGGGCCTGAgaaacaactttcaaacatTCAA GTGGAAAGACCATCCTTTCTTTCCCTATAAGGACTGA
- the LOC137265699 gene encoding aldo-keto reductase family 1 member B1-like isoform X1 translates to MPVTLAPVLVMLRGIFKMTEKVPSIRLNSGYDMPVLGLGTYNSFKPNEVGDAVKAAIQMGYRHIDTAWLYKTEPEIGVAVKELIKEGKVKREELFMVTKMWVHCHEPDQVEPACRMSLEALDMDYIDMFQIHFPVPFVDKERTKPTMTDYLDTWRAMEKLVDKGLVRSLGVCNFNKQQLERILKMDGLKYKPSNNQVEITPYLAEEDLLQFSLKNDISTTAYAPFGAPGQNYVSKDAPKLLEDPTIVGIGSKYNKSPAQVILRWGIQRGYAVIPKSTNPARLAQNMDIFDFKLSEEDMKTMLALDRGLRNNFQTFKWKDHPFFPYKD, encoded by the exons ATGCTAAGAGGTATTTTCAAGATGACCGAAAAGGTACCATCCATACGCCTGAACAGTGGATATGACATGCCTGTGCTGGGCTTAGGGACCTACAACAGTTTCAAG CCAAACGAGGTTGGTGATGCCGTGAAGGCTGCAATACAGATGGGGTACCGCCATATTGACACCGCCTGGCTCTATAAAACGGAACCGGAAATCGGCGTCGCCGTTAAAGAACTCATAAAAGAAGGGAAAGTGAAGAGGGAAGAGCTTTTCATGGTGACTAAG ATGTGGGTCCACTGTCACGAACCAGATCAGGTGGAGCCAGCGTGTCGGATGTCACTGGAGGCCCTAGATATGGATTATATagatatgtttcagatacacttCCCCGTGCCTTTCGTT GACAAGGAGCGAACCAAGCCGACCATGACGGACTACCTGGACACGTGGAGA GCCATGGAGAAGCTCGTGGACAAAGGTCTTGTCAGGTCCCTCGGTGTCTGCAACTTCAATAAACAACAGCTGGAGAGGATTCTCAAAATGGATGGTCTCAAGTACAAACCTTCGAATAACCAG GTGGAGATAACTCCATATCTGGCAGAGGAAGACCTTCTCCAGTTTTCCCTCAAGAACGACATCTCAACTACTGCGTACGCTCCATTTGGGGCCCCGGGACAGAACTA tgtATCAAAGGATGCACCAAAGCTTCTCGAAGACCCGACCATCGTCGGAATCGGAAGTAAATACAACAAATCTCCAGCTCAG GTGATCCTCAGATGGGGCATACAGAGAGGCTATGCTGTAATTCCCAAAAGTACGAATCCAGCTCGTCTGGCCCAGAATATGGAT ATATTTGATTTTAAGCTCAGTGAAGAGGACATGAAGACAATGCTGGCTCTGGACAGGGGCCTGAgaaacaactttcaaacatTCAA GTGGAAAGACCATCCTTTCTTTCCCTATAAGGACTGA